From Amycolatopsis sp. cg9, one genomic window encodes:
- a CDS encoding MFS transporter — MTTRDRARAGFDRKLLAPLISGAVLNPVNSTIIAVALVPIGVAFGQPASATAWLISALYLATAVGQPVVGRLIDRYGPRRLFLPATALVGVAGVLGTCAPNLGVLIAARVVLGFGTCAGYPAAMRLIRDESERTGRDSPAFVLTVLAISTQTISVIGPALGGLLIGVGGWRATFAVNVPIALAAFVLGARRFPKVPKRAPKGGFDLDFPGMALFAGTLVALLLFLMHPAAGEWYLPVLAAAGAAGFAVRELTCAHPFIDLRLLGRNGPLLRTYGRALLAYVVAYSFLYGYTQWLEHTRGLSAAEAGLATLPLFATGIVVSLVSGRREAVRGKLVVAAFGQLAGCALLLTLDASAAVWLLVVLALVAGVPQGLNSLALQNSVYRQANPADIAASAGLLRTFGYLGAIVSSALQGAFFGPAAETAGLHGFALLLVGIGVVFLLLTVFDRSLSPRTTRPEDEDDHA; from the coding sequence GCTGCTGGCCCCGCTCATTTCGGGCGCGGTGCTGAACCCGGTCAACTCCACGATCATCGCGGTCGCGCTGGTGCCGATCGGCGTGGCGTTCGGCCAGCCGGCGTCGGCGACCGCGTGGCTGATCTCCGCGCTGTACCTGGCCACCGCGGTCGGGCAGCCGGTCGTCGGGCGGCTGATCGACCGCTACGGCCCGCGGCGGCTGTTCCTCCCGGCGACGGCGCTGGTCGGGGTGGCGGGCGTGCTCGGCACGTGCGCGCCGAACCTCGGGGTGCTGATCGCCGCCCGGGTCGTCCTCGGCTTCGGCACCTGCGCGGGCTACCCGGCGGCGATGCGGCTCATCCGCGACGAAAGCGAGCGCACCGGCCGTGACAGCCCCGCCTTCGTGCTCACCGTGCTGGCGATCTCGACCCAGACGATCTCGGTGATCGGCCCGGCCTTGGGCGGCCTGCTGATCGGCGTCGGCGGCTGGCGCGCGACCTTCGCCGTCAACGTCCCGATCGCACTGGCCGCCTTCGTCCTCGGCGCCCGCCGGTTCCCGAAGGTGCCGAAACGCGCGCCGAAGGGCGGGTTCGACCTCGACTTCCCCGGGATGGCGCTGTTCGCCGGCACGCTCGTCGCGCTGCTGCTGTTCCTGATGCACCCGGCCGCGGGGGAGTGGTACCTGCCGGTGCTCGCCGCCGCCGGGGCCGCGGGCTTCGCCGTGCGCGAACTGACCTGCGCGCACCCGTTCATCGACCTGCGGCTGCTCGGCCGCAACGGCCCGCTGCTGCGCACGTACGGCCGCGCGCTGCTCGCCTACGTCGTGGCCTACAGCTTCCTCTACGGCTACACGCAATGGCTCGAGCACACCCGCGGCCTGTCGGCGGCCGAGGCCGGGCTCGCGACGCTGCCGCTGTTCGCGACCGGGATCGTCGTGTCGCTCGTCAGCGGCCGCCGGGAAGCCGTGCGCGGCAAGCTGGTCGTCGCCGCGTTCGGGCAGCTCGCGGGCTGCGCGCTGCTGCTGACCCTCGACGCCTCGGCCGCGGTCTGGCTGCTCGTCGTGCTCGCGCTCGTGGCCGGGGTGCCACAGGGCCTGAACAGCCTGGCGCTGCAGAACTCCGTGTACCGCCAGGCGAATCCCGCCGACATCGCCGCGTCGGCCGGGTTGCTGCGCACGTTCGGCTACCTCGGCGCGATCGTCTCGTCCGCGCTGCAGGGCGCGTTCTTCGGCCCCGCCGCCGAAACCGCCGGCCTGCACGGCTTCGCGCTGCTGCTCGTCGGCATCGGGGTCGTCTTCCTGCTGCTGACCGTGTTCGACCGTTCCCTTTCCCCGCGCACCACCCGACCCGAGGACGAAGATGACCACGCTTGA
- a CDS encoding cysteine hydrolase: MTTLDPDRTALLVMDYQNGIVAQLSDTGPLLDRVTAAVDDVRAHGGHVGWVRVAFEDTEFDAVPETSVFAAIATADHRAAMRADAPGTQLDARLAPRDEDVRVRKIRVGAFTTTDLGAQLRARGITTLVLAGISTSGVVLSTVREAMDRDYRVVVLRDACADREAATHDFLTGTLFPRTCAVVDVAGLGDLWADR, from the coding sequence ATGACCACGCTTGACCCGGACCGCACCGCCCTGCTCGTGATGGACTACCAGAACGGGATCGTCGCGCAGCTCTCCGACACCGGCCCGCTGCTCGACCGCGTCACCGCCGCCGTCGACGACGTCCGCGCGCACGGCGGGCACGTCGGCTGGGTGCGCGTCGCGTTCGAAGACACCGAGTTCGACGCCGTCCCGGAAACGAGCGTGTTCGCGGCGATCGCGACCGCGGACCACCGGGCCGCCATGCGCGCCGACGCACCCGGCACGCAGCTCGACGCCCGGCTCGCGCCCCGGGACGAGGACGTCCGGGTGCGCAAGATCCGCGTCGGCGCCTTCACCACCACCGACCTCGGAGCGCAGCTGCGTGCGCGCGGGATCACGACGCTCGTCCTCGCCGGGATCAGCACCAGCGGCGTCGTGCTGAGCACGGTCCGCGAAGCGATGGACCGCGACTACCGCGTCGTCGTCCTGCGCGACGCCTGCGCCGACCGCGAAGCGGCGACGCACGACTTCCTCACCGGGACGCTGTTCCCGCGCACGTGCGCGGTCGTCGACGTGGCCGGGCTCGGGGACCTCTGGGCCGACCGGTAG
- a CDS encoding fatty acyl-AMP ligase, whose protein sequence is MPRPTAPVTVPEDVLRVSIVERLFARADDPRPLYTHQDHTHAAEHTLTWAEFAARVRVVAGGLRRAAEPGERVAVLAGQELAYPLAFFGALAAGLVAVPLMVPSNAAQAERLAGVLADSGARVWLTSAAAAARLPAHDHVVVVDELTGPGADPVFADPETPAYLQYTSGSTREPAGAVIPHRAIVAACWQGSRAYAVDEGTTCAGWIPFFHDMGLIQLLCLPVFAGGRAVFMSPAEFVHRPRRWLRQLADHPAVFTAAPNFAYDLAADAGAEDGLDLSDVRVALNGAEPVRPATVERFLEVFGPHGFRREAYRPSYGLAEATVYVASAGPEGPRGAVFDREALAQGQAVETVDGQELVSVGRPVGQRVRIVHDGHEQPDGAVGEIWIHGPNVATGYWGRGDAAAFGATLDGLGGWLRTGDLGVVHRGDLYVTGRLKDLIVIDGRNFHPQDIEAAAGEAHPAVRRDRVAAFGVTDDGGEGAVVVAEWARGAEADVKEVTRAVLRAVSAEHGLTLRRVHLVPSGGLPRTSSGKVARSAAKARYGGDRG, encoded by the coding sequence GTGCCCCGTCCGACCGCGCCGGTGACCGTGCCCGAGGACGTGCTGCGCGTCTCGATCGTGGAGCGGCTCTTCGCCCGCGCGGACGACCCGCGGCCGCTGTACACCCACCAGGACCACACCCACGCCGCCGAGCACACGCTGACCTGGGCCGAGTTCGCCGCCCGGGTCCGCGTGGTCGCGGGCGGGCTGCGGCGGGCCGCCGAGCCGGGGGAGCGGGTCGCGGTCCTCGCGGGCCAGGAGCTCGCCTACCCGCTCGCGTTCTTCGGCGCGCTGGCCGCCGGCCTCGTCGCGGTCCCGCTGATGGTGCCGTCGAACGCCGCGCAGGCCGAGCGGCTCGCCGGGGTGCTGGCCGATTCCGGCGCGCGCGTGTGGCTGACGTCGGCGGCCGCGGCGGCGCGGCTGCCCGCGCACGACCACGTCGTCGTGGTCGACGAGCTGACCGGGCCGGGCGCCGATCCGGTGTTCGCGGACCCGGAGACCCCCGCGTACCTGCAGTACACGTCGGGGTCGACGCGGGAGCCGGCGGGCGCGGTGATCCCGCACCGGGCGATCGTCGCCGCCTGCTGGCAGGGGAGCCGGGCCTACGCCGTCGACGAAGGCACGACCTGCGCCGGCTGGATCCCGTTCTTCCACGACATGGGCCTGATCCAGCTGCTGTGCCTGCCCGTTTTCGCTGGCGGCCGCGCGGTGTTCATGTCCCCGGCGGAGTTCGTTCACCGGCCGCGGCGGTGGCTGCGGCAGCTGGCCGACCACCCCGCCGTGTTCACCGCCGCGCCGAACTTCGCCTACGACCTCGCGGCGGACGCGGGCGCCGAGGACGGCCTCGACCTCTCGGACGTGCGGGTCGCGCTCAACGGCGCCGAACCCGTCCGCCCGGCCACGGTGGAGCGCTTTCTCGAGGTCTTCGGCCCGCACGGGTTCCGGCGCGAGGCGTACCGGCCGTCCTACGGGCTCGCCGAAGCCACCGTGTACGTCGCGAGCGCCGGGCCGGAAGGGCCGCGTGGCGCCGTCTTCGACCGCGAGGCCCTCGCCCAGGGACAGGCGGTCGAAACCGTCGACGGGCAGGAACTCGTGTCCGTCGGGCGGCCGGTCGGGCAGCGGGTCCGGATCGTCCACGACGGACACGAGCAGCCCGACGGCGCCGTCGGCGAGATCTGGATCCACGGCCCGAACGTGGCGACCGGCTACTGGGGCCGCGGCGACGCGGCCGCGTTCGGCGCCACCCTCGACGGGCTCGGCGGCTGGCTGCGCACCGGCGACCTCGGCGTCGTGCACCGCGGCGACCTCTACGTCACCGGGCGGCTCAAGGACCTCATCGTCATCGACGGGCGCAACTTCCACCCGCAGGACATCGAGGCCGCGGCCGGGGAGGCCCACCCGGCCGTCCGCCGCGACCGCGTCGCCGCGTTCGGCGTGACCGACGACGGCGGCGAGGGGGCGGTGGTGGTCGCGGAGTGGGCGCGCGGCGCCGAAGCGGACGTCAAGGAAGTGACCCGGGCCGTGCTGCGCGCGGTGTCCGCCGAGCACGGTCTCACCCTCCGCAGGGTGCATCTGGTCCCTTCCGGTGGACTTCCGCGCACCTCCAGCGGCAAGGTCGCCCGGTCGGCCGCGAAGGCACGTTATGGTGGCGACCGTGGGTGA
- a CDS encoding acyl carrier protein, whose protein sequence is MGDHRAEVTKVVSETFRLDPALVEPDAPLEELGIDSKGRIKLLAALEVYYGVTIDLDQLDRFTDVGSVAAVLAEALGTGGTEGEALK, encoded by the coding sequence GTGGGTGATCACCGCGCCGAGGTCACGAAGGTCGTCAGCGAGACCTTCCGGCTCGACCCGGCCCTCGTCGAGCCCGACGCCCCCCTGGAGGAGCTGGGGATCGACTCGAAAGGCCGGATCAAGCTGCTGGCGGCGCTGGAGGTCTACTACGGCGTGACGATCGACCTGGACCAGCTCGATCGGTTCACCGACGTGGGTTCGGTGGCCGCCGTGCTCGCGGAAGCCCTGGGAACTGGCGGAACTGAGGGAGAGGCGCTGAAATGA
- a CDS encoding WXG100 family type VII secretion target, protein MADEKKKWSDVKALLDDPSVPAGQKSALISSWLRENPPPPPFLADQEPDEIKQKRQEAEKYANAYNANPLFAGQSVDEAFDKAKQSGDQNSYNEDQEKKAVDDGKSKLDGTQPPASGDDGSTSGTKTSDEIFDAAAPALKLFETFGSLLAKIPADCRGNTRALDLDKDIRAPFDEQRGISFADFVADAAHFKRGSETVDRTVQDTGSQLGTLYQTWSGAGADAASDTYNDKIQPKAAKLSQTLGNASEATKNTATTVFQLCKGKADAVIGMYTDLVGKADYTMAQKVVAVASGEHGNEQDLAQIAGWMDLNFGTNLVKTLNDQGCCDGDEIKKHGQDLAKQWIQNQFNPDMWDRLYKGFEKTCKDTKDLVDQAYDALDKVMGGIKNEFEGVSMPGGSGSGAPGGSGTAGGSGGGPGGSGSGSGSGSGGSGGGSGSGSGGSGDGSGSGSGGSGSGSGSGSGGSGSGGGGGPVPSIPDTGSGSGTPGAGAGGGSGTDLPSGADGSGSGSGSGGGSGSGSGAGGGGPIPSIPDGSAGGGGSVGGGSGSSGGSGSGGGDDGAAQAEAAKQQAAQAAEEAKQKASDALKEFSGPGIQTDSGEGAGGLGGGSGSGSGPGGGSGSGSGSGSDDTSPSSTPSPSASGQDAAAAAAEAAKKKAADALSEFSGPGIQTDDGAGGLGGGSGSGGGGDSGSGSGDDGKAAAEQAAEDAKNKAADALKGLDGDPIKTEPGDTGLDTDGDGKPDSLLGDGKDVDKDGDGKPDAKGDDDPDVLKVKQGDKTFEMTEPDHDGKMDIKVGDGPGDPKDFKLDWSGDGKSGDGPQGTDDDCYRPGPDGKIHIRDGDLKITAERPDGADGPTVVTVDDGTGKPTTYTLGEDGKPSDALGDTPSKKLDDDLPTHRGTLEDLKPHDGGDTGGGAHGGGGSPSPAGIGGGSHGGAGVTGAGFDPGGAGLGDSPVSGGAHTGAGAAQPQPAGAFAPAAAGATGAAGSSMAGMPGMGAMGGHGAGGGDTERKSPAYRIEGAVFDNLGEPGRRIIGSLHDDEDPPSARRTW, encoded by the coding sequence ATGGCCGACGAGAAGAAGAAGTGGTCCGACGTCAAGGCGCTGCTGGACGACCCGAGCGTCCCGGCGGGTCAGAAGAGCGCGCTGATCAGCAGCTGGCTGCGGGAAAACCCGCCACCGCCGCCGTTCCTGGCCGACCAGGAACCGGACGAAATCAAGCAGAAGCGGCAGGAAGCCGAGAAGTACGCGAACGCGTACAACGCCAACCCGCTGTTCGCCGGGCAGTCGGTCGACGAGGCCTTCGACAAGGCCAAGCAGAGCGGCGACCAGAACTCCTACAACGAGGACCAGGAAAAGAAGGCCGTCGACGACGGCAAGTCGAAGCTCGACGGCACCCAGCCGCCCGCGTCCGGTGACGACGGGAGCACCAGCGGGACGAAGACGTCCGACGAGATCTTCGACGCCGCCGCGCCCGCGCTGAAGCTGTTCGAGACGTTCGGCTCGCTGCTGGCGAAGATCCCGGCCGACTGCCGCGGCAACACCCGCGCGCTGGACCTCGACAAGGACATCCGCGCGCCATTCGACGAACAGCGCGGGATCAGCTTCGCGGACTTCGTCGCCGACGCCGCGCACTTCAAGCGCGGTTCGGAGACGGTGGACCGGACGGTGCAGGACACCGGCTCGCAGCTGGGCACGCTGTACCAGACCTGGAGCGGCGCGGGCGCCGACGCGGCGTCCGACACCTACAACGACAAGATCCAGCCCAAGGCCGCCAAGCTGTCCCAGACGCTCGGCAACGCGAGCGAGGCGACCAAGAACACCGCCACGACGGTGTTCCAGCTGTGCAAGGGCAAGGCCGACGCCGTCATCGGGATGTACACCGACCTGGTCGGCAAGGCCGACTACACGATGGCGCAGAAGGTCGTCGCGGTGGCCAGCGGCGAGCACGGCAACGAGCAGGACCTGGCCCAGATCGCGGGCTGGATGGACCTCAACTTCGGCACCAACCTGGTCAAGACCCTCAACGACCAGGGCTGCTGCGACGGCGACGAGATCAAGAAGCACGGCCAGGACCTGGCCAAGCAGTGGATCCAGAACCAGTTCAACCCCGACATGTGGGACCGGCTGTACAAGGGCTTCGAGAAGACCTGCAAGGACACGAAGGACCTCGTCGACCAGGCCTACGACGCCCTCGACAAGGTCATGGGCGGGATCAAGAACGAGTTCGAGGGCGTTTCGATGCCCGGCGGCTCGGGCAGCGGCGCACCCGGGGGTTCCGGCACGGCCGGCGGCTCCGGCGGTGGCCCGGGTGGCTCGGGCAGCGGGTCCGGGTCCGGCTCGGGTGGTTCGGGCGGCGGGTCCGGGTCCGGCTCGGGTGGTTCGGGTGACGGGTCCGGGTCCGGCTCGGGCGGTTCGGGCAGCGGCTCCGGTTCGGGGTCCGGTGGTTCGGGCAGCGGCGGGGGCGGTGGCCCGGTGCCGTCGATCCCCGACACGGGTTCGGGATCCGGCACGCCGGGCGCGGGGGCCGGCGGGGGCTCCGGCACCGACCTGCCCAGCGGCGCGGACGGCAGTGGTTCGGGCAGCGGTTCGGGCGGTGGCTCGGGGAGCGGTTCCGGGGCGGGTGGCGGCGGTCCGATCCCGTCCATCCCCGACGGCTCCGCCGGTGGCGGCGGGTCCGTCGGCGGCGGGTCCGGCTCATCCGGCGGCTCCGGGTCCGGCGGCGGTGACGACGGGGCGGCCCAGGCGGAGGCGGCCAAGCAGCAGGCCGCGCAGGCCGCGGAGGAAGCCAAGCAGAAGGCGTCGGACGCGCTGAAGGAGTTCAGCGGCCCCGGCATCCAGACCGACTCCGGCGAGGGCGCGGGCGGCCTCGGTGGCGGCTCGGGCTCGGGTTCCGGGCCGGGCGGCGGCTCGGGCTCCGGCTCGGGTTCGGGGTCGGACGACACCTCACCTTCGTCGACGCCGTCCCCGTCCGCGAGCGGCCAGGACGCCGCGGCCGCGGCCGCCGAAGCGGCCAAGAAGAAGGCCGCGGACGCGCTCAGCGAGTTCAGCGGTCCCGGCATCCAGACCGACGACGGCGCCGGCGGCCTCGGCGGTGGTTCCGGTTCGGGCGGTGGCGGCGACTCGGGCTCAGGCTCGGGTGACGACGGCAAGGCCGCGGCCGAGCAGGCGGCGGAAGACGCCAAGAACAAGGCGGCCGATGCCCTCAAGGGCCTCGACGGCGACCCGATCAAGACCGAGCCGGGCGACACCGGGCTCGACACCGACGGCGACGGCAAGCCCGACAGCCTCCTCGGCGACGGCAAGGACGTCGACAAGGACGGCGACGGCAAGCCCGACGCCAAGGGCGACGACGACCCCGACGTCCTCAAGGTCAAGCAGGGCGACAAGACCTTCGAGATGACCGAGCCGGACCACGACGGCAAGATGGACATCAAGGTCGGCGACGGACCCGGCGACCCGAAGGACTTCAAGCTCGACTGGTCGGGTGACGGCAAGTCCGGCGACGGTCCACAAGGGACGGATGACGACTGCTACCGCCCCGGCCCGGACGGCAAGATCCACATCCGGGACGGCGACCTGAAGATCACCGCCGAGCGGCCCGACGGCGCGGACGGCCCCACGGTCGTCACCGTCGACGACGGCACCGGGAAGCCGACGACCTACACCCTCGGCGAGGACGGCAAGCCCTCGGACGCGCTCGGGGACACGCCGTCGAAGAAGCTCGACGACGACCTGCCCACCCACCGCGGCACCCTCGAGGACCTCAAGCCGCACGACGGCGGGGACACCGGCGGCGGTGCGCACGGCGGCGGGGGCAGCCCGTCCCCGGCCGGGATCGGCGGCGGCTCGCACGGCGGCGCCGGCGTCACCGGCGCGGGCTTCGACCCGGGTGGCGCGGGCCTCGGCGACTCGCCGGTGTCCGGCGGCGCGCACACCGGCGCCGGGGCCGCGCAGCCGCAGCCCGCGGGGGCGTTCGCACCCGCGGCCGCCGGGGCGACCGGGGCCGCCGGTTCGTCGATGGCCGGCATGCCGGGCATGGGCGCCATGGGCGGCCACGGCGCCGGCGGGGGAGACACCGAACGCAAGTCGCCCGCCTACCGGATCGAAGGCGCCGTCTTCGACAACCTCGGTGAGCCCGGCCGCCGGATCATCGGCTCGCTGCACGACGACGAAGACCCGCCGTCCGCCCGCCGGACCTGGTAA
- a CDS encoding trans-aconitate 2-methyltransferase has product MTWEWDATLYAGSAAHYARGRLPYPAALGAAFAAALGLDGSGRLLDVGCGPGSLTLLLAPHFAEAVGLDADADMLREAARLDTGSCRWVHRRAEELPAGLGEFRLVTFAQSFHWLDRPRVAAAVRGMLAPGGVLAHVHATTHEGAEGTVPRAAITELVRKYLGPVRRAGRGSLPGGTAGGEADVYRAAGFTGPRRFAVPGQAVTRTADEVVDSVFSLSSAAPHLFGDRLPEFEAELRQLLPGTYAERSGEIAVDVWTPVTRGC; this is encoded by the coding sequence GTGACCTGGGAGTGGGACGCGACCCTGTACGCCGGCAGCGCCGCGCACTACGCGCGCGGCCGGCTCCCCTACCCGGCGGCGCTCGGCGCGGCGTTCGCCGCCGCGCTGGGGCTGGACGGCTCCGGGCGGCTGCTCGACGTCGGCTGCGGACCGGGCTCGCTGACGCTGCTGCTGGCGCCGCACTTCGCCGAAGCGGTCGGGCTCGACGCGGACGCGGACATGCTCCGCGAAGCCGCCCGGCTCGACACCGGGAGCTGCCGGTGGGTGCACCGGCGGGCCGAAGAGCTGCCGGCCGGGCTCGGGGAGTTCCGGCTGGTGACGTTCGCCCAGTCGTTCCACTGGCTGGACCGGCCGCGGGTGGCCGCGGCGGTGCGCGGGATGCTGGCGCCGGGCGGCGTCCTCGCCCACGTCCACGCGACGACGCACGAAGGCGCCGAAGGAACCGTGCCGCGGGCGGCGATCACCGAGCTGGTCCGGAAGTACCTCGGCCCGGTGCGGCGCGCGGGCCGGGGCTCCCTGCCCGGCGGCACCGCCGGCGGGGAAGCCGACGTCTACCGCGCCGCGGGGTTCACCGGGCCGAGGCGGTTCGCGGTCCCGGGCCAAGCGGTCACCCGCACCGCGGACGAGGTCGTCGACAGCGTCTTCTCGTTGTCCAGCGCGGCACCCCACCTGTTCGGCGACCGGCTGCCGGAGTTCGAAGCGGAACTCCGGCAGCTGCTGCCCGGGACGTACGCCGAACGGTCCGGCGAGATCGCCGTCGACGTCTGGACGCCGGTCACCAGGGGTTGTTGA
- a CDS encoding glycoside hydrolase family 13 protein yields the protein MDANWWRDAVVYEVYVRSFADSNGDGTGDLAGLRSRLGYLAELGIDAVWTTPWYRSPMVDGGYDVEDHREADPLFGSDYDVPELVAEAHRLGLRVLIDVVPNHTSDRHRWFRAALAAGPGAPERARYHFRPGRGPGGELPPTDWRSVFGGPAWTRVADGEWYLHLFAPEQPDLNWDHPEVRAEFEDLLRFWFARGVDGVRIDVAHGLLKDPAFPDLGADEEEIAQPPDRSGHPHWDLDGVHDIYRAWRKVAGEFGPDRVFVAEAWVDRPDRLARYVRPDELHTAFNFDFLRCDWDAAALREVIDRTLDALGAVGAPATWVLSNHDVVRHVTRFGDPRRARAALLLMLALPGGAYLYQGEELGLEEVEDLPEEVLADPTWERSGHTRRGRDGCRVPLPWSGSAPPFGFTGGDAPTWLPQPAHWRTLTAAAQAGDPDSMLSLYRAALAQRREHPALGDGTMTWLPAPDGVLSFTREPGFGCVVNLSAEPYALPDGVRVLLASGPLGGGRVPPDGAVWLARS from the coding sequence ATGGACGCGAATTGGTGGCGGGACGCCGTGGTTTACGAAGTCTACGTACGCAGCTTCGCCGACTCGAACGGCGACGGCACCGGCGATCTCGCCGGGCTGCGCTCGAGGCTGGGGTACCTGGCCGAACTCGGGATCGACGCCGTGTGGACCACGCCGTGGTACCGCTCGCCGATGGTCGACGGCGGGTACGACGTCGAAGACCACCGCGAAGCCGACCCGCTGTTCGGCAGCGACTACGACGTGCCGGAACTGGTCGCCGAAGCGCACCGGCTCGGGCTGCGGGTGCTGATCGACGTCGTGCCGAACCACACTTCCGACCGCCACCGCTGGTTCCGGGCCGCGCTGGCCGCCGGGCCCGGCGCGCCCGAACGCGCGCGCTACCACTTCCGGCCGGGCCGCGGCCCCGGTGGCGAGCTGCCGCCGACCGACTGGCGCAGCGTCTTCGGCGGGCCCGCCTGGACCCGCGTGGCCGACGGCGAGTGGTACCTGCACCTGTTCGCCCCCGAGCAGCCCGACCTGAACTGGGACCACCCCGAGGTCCGCGCCGAATTCGAAGACCTGCTGCGGTTCTGGTTCGCCCGCGGGGTCGACGGCGTCCGCATCGACGTCGCCCACGGCCTGCTCAAGGACCCGGCGTTCCCCGACCTCGGCGCCGACGAGGAGGAGATCGCGCAGCCGCCGGACCGCAGCGGGCACCCGCACTGGGACCTCGACGGCGTCCACGACATCTACCGCGCGTGGCGGAAGGTCGCCGGCGAGTTCGGCCCGGACCGGGTGTTCGTCGCCGAAGCGTGGGTCGACCGGCCGGACCGCCTCGCCCGGTACGTCCGCCCGGACGAGCTGCACACCGCGTTCAACTTCGACTTCCTGCGCTGCGACTGGGATGCCGCGGCCCTGCGCGAGGTGATCGACCGGACGCTCGACGCCCTCGGCGCGGTCGGCGCGCCCGCGACCTGGGTGCTGTCCAACCACGACGTCGTCCGGCACGTGACGCGGTTCGGCGATCCGCGCCGGGCCCGGGCCGCGCTGCTGCTCATGCTCGCCCTGCCCGGCGGCGCCTACCTGTACCAGGGCGAGGAGCTGGGCCTGGAGGAGGTCGAGGACCTGCCCGAGGAGGTGCTCGCCGACCCGACGTGGGAACGCTCCGGTCACACCCGCCGCGGCCGCGACGGCTGCCGCGTGCCGCTGCCGTGGTCGGGCTCGGCGCCGCCGTTCGGCTTCACCGGCGGCGACGCGCCGACGTGGCTGCCGCAGCCCGCCCACTGGCGGACGCTGACCGCGGCGGCCCAGGCGGGCGACCCGGACTCGATGCTGAGCCTCTACCGCGCCGCCCTCGCCCAGCGCCGGGAGCACCCCGCGCTGGGCGACGGGACGATGACGTGGCTGCCCGCCCCGGACGGCGTGCTGTCCTTCACGCGGGAGCCCGGGTTCGGGTGCGTGGTGAACCTGTCCGCCGAGCCGTACGCGCTGCCGGACGGTGTCCGGGTGCTGCTCGCGAGCGGTCCGCTCGGCGGCGGCCGCGTGCCGCCGGACGGCGCGGTGTGGCTCGCCAGGAGTTGA
- a CDS encoding PfkB family carbohydrate kinase has protein sequence MFSEVVVAGQIARDRQDQLGGKGANQALALSQLGTSVALVGVVGRDSAGDSLLAQARADRIGTAHVVRRPGAETALLGDAPDGTLLAETDVLAASAPISAAGSLIVQLQQPAAVALLAARLAHTAGTRVVLDGAPRDDELTPDLLALADVVRADGHEAELLTGQPVPDVAAAARAAADLRRRGPALVVLEVGDEGNLFAGAVGTWFVPHVETDVVDRTGAGDALVATLTAALTRRHPLETAASLAVAAAAATTEHAGGRPRLSRSGLDRLRPRKLEPVHA, from the coding sequence ATGTTCAGCGAGGTCGTCGTCGCCGGGCAGATCGCCCGCGACCGCCAGGACCAGCTCGGCGGGAAGGGCGCCAACCAGGCCCTCGCCCTGAGCCAGCTCGGGACGTCGGTGGCGCTGGTCGGCGTCGTCGGCCGGGACAGCGCGGGCGACTCGCTGCTCGCGCAGGCCAGAGCCGACCGGATCGGCACGGCGCACGTCGTCCGCCGCCCCGGCGCCGAGACGGCGTTGCTCGGGGACGCCCCGGACGGCACGCTGCTCGCCGAGACCGACGTCCTCGCCGCGTCGGCGCCGATCTCGGCCGCCGGCTCCCTCATCGTGCAGCTGCAGCAACCCGCCGCGGTGGCGTTGCTGGCGGCGCGGCTGGCGCACACCGCGGGCACCCGCGTGGTGCTGGACGGCGCACCCCGGGACGACGAGCTCACCCCGGACCTGCTCGCCCTCGCCGACGTCGTCCGCGCGGACGGCCACGAGGCCGAGCTGCTCACCGGGCAGCCGGTGCCGGACGTCGCCGCGGCCGCCCGGGCCGCCGCGGACCTCCGGCGGCGCGGACCGGCGCTGGTCGTCCTGGAAGTGGGAGACGAAGGGAACCTCTTCGCCGGAGCGGTGGGGACGTGGTTCGTGCCGCACGTCGAGACCGACGTCGTCGACCGGACCGGCGCCGGGGACGCGCTGGTGGCGACCCTGACCGCGGCGCTCACCCGCCGTCACCCGCTGGAGACGGCGGCGAGCCTCGCGGTCGCGGCGGCCGCGGCGACGACCGAGCACGCGGGCGGCCGGCCCCGCCTGTCCCGCTCCGGCCTCGACCGGTTGCGGCCCCGGAAGCTGGAGCCGGTACACGCCTGA